Proteins encoded in a region of the Magallana gigas chromosome 8, xbMagGiga1.1, whole genome shotgun sequence genome:
- the LOC105330600 gene encoding uncharacterized protein, whose protein sequence is MAEDDMPGCSKCQQKHHLAPVPESGQPLIDQPCMSCKKLRKTFEEVPDCHKRPLFNRSISCPVQGAIVSYLPEDGKLLNDFLSERESDDVITQPSDTKISISEEKDPLPRQPACRAKRQTIFNVCMCILLAVLIIICVITFVAHSGRSTGEGNDRHQPQAAVNSDLPRNATVAPHVHHRHCFSRTLLALDVSRLEQRDPDKPTNFVPFKIIASSDEIVSLSADRRTVIFNKPGEYHVDVEFIMDTYSMDGLQDNRPQQQNLCLNIPGRAQVCRPLILGRHMRLTQRVNAEVSVDSGQNLSVFVHNFKMLFPDPHLNTLKITTRHC, encoded by the exons ATGGCGGAGGATGATATGCCGGGCTGCTCTAAATGTCAACAAAAACATCACCTCGCCCCCGTTCCGGAGTCCGGACAACCCCTCATTGACCAGCCCTGCATGTCCTGTAAGAAACTCCGGAAAACATTCGAAGAGGTACCCGATTGTCACAAGCGACCCTTGTTCAATAGGAGCATATCTTGCCCGGTGCAGGGTGCAATCGTGTCCTATCTACCGGAGGACGGGAAATTACTCAACGACTTTTTGTCGGAGAGGGAAAGCGACGATGTTATCACCCAACCAAGTGACACTAAAATTTCTATCAGTGAGGAAAAAGACCCGTTACCAAGACAACCCGCATGCCGGGCCAAGAGACAGACCATCTTCAATgtttgtatgtgtattttgtTGGCTGTGCTTATCATCATTTGTGTAATCACCTTTGTCGCACACTCAGGACGTTCTACAGGAGAAGGAAACGACCGCCATCAACCACAG GCCGCTGTGAACTCTGACCTCCCCAGGAATGCAACAG TGGCCCCACATGTTCACCACCGTCACTGTTTTTCCCGAACTCTGCTCGCCTTGGATGTTTCCAGACTAGAACAAAGAG ACCCGGACAAGCCCACGAACTTCGTGCCGTTTAAGATTATCGCCTCGTCGGACGAGATCGTGAGTCTGTCGGCGGACAGACGGACTGTCATCTTCAATAAACCTGGAGAATACCACGTGGACGTGGAATTTATCATGGACACTTACTCCATGGACGGTCTCCAGGACAACCGCCCCCAACAACAGAATCTATGCCTGAATATCCCCGGTAGGGCGCAGGTGTGTCGCCCCCTCATCCTCGGCAGACACATGAGGCTGACGCAGAGGGTCAACGCTGAAGTCAGCGTGGATTCCGGACAAAATCTGTCCGTGTTTGTCCATAATTTTAAGATGCTATTTCCTGATCCGCACCTTAACACATTGAAAATCACGACGCGACATTGTTGA